In a single window of the Clostridia bacterium genome:
- the lspA gene encoding signal peptidase II, which produces MDKQSFSFNNVFDRIKNRSYKDLAKNLWLPLVIIFVLIFSDMLSKSLVENNMELGQRLILIPNFLSITYVLNEGAAFSILSGKKWFFIIVTTVTVVVVMFYLIYDCDRLTVLMKIAIALIVGGALGNLIDRIMLGKVRDFIEIIFFGYDLPLLGESFAIFNIADCGITIGAILLIIGILIGYHKKDKSEQKEITTEAGE; this is translated from the coding sequence ATGGATAAACAATCTTTTTCATTTAATAATGTTTTTGACAGAATCAAAAACAGAAGCTATAAAGACTTAGCCAAAAATCTTTGGCTTCCTTTGGTTATAATTTTTGTTTTGATTTTTTCTGATATGCTGTCAAAATCCTTAGTTGAAAACAATATGGAGTTAGGACAAAGACTAATTCTTATTCCTAATTTTTTGTCAATAACTTATGTTCTTAATGAAGGCGCGGCATTTTCTATATTGTCGGGTAAAAAATGGTTTTTTATAATTGTAACTACTGTTACTGTTGTCGTAGTAATGTTTTATCTTATATATGACTGCGATAGACTCACGGTATTGATGAAAATAGCTATTGCGCTCATTGTGGGCGGTGCATTAGGCAATTTGATTGACAGAATAATGCTTGGCAAAGTCAGAGATTTTATTGAAATTATTTTCTTTGGATATGACCTGCCGCTTTTGGGCGAAAGTTTTGCTATCTTCAATATAGCAGACTGCGGCATTACTATAGGCGCTATCTTATTGATTATAGGAATTTTAATCGGTTATCATAAAAAAGATAAAAGCGAGCAAAAAGAAATAACAACAGAAGCAGGCGAGTAA